A genomic stretch from Sebastes fasciatus isolate fSebFas1 chromosome 23, fSebFas1.pri, whole genome shotgun sequence includes:
- the kics2 gene encoding KICSTOR subunit 2 isoform X1 has protein sequence MSSCFKAPTTGRISDRMTEVEELRPVPRERATLESFFTQLGMFSFDRAKDYVEKEKDNSRSAGPIWAALLAALAHLAAAEKAYHHMTFLGQKMGGQSFFSRKDSIRTIYTSLYNELRKVVTMGRHSQPGSASYLEDLLSHLSEQLCHFTQARMEMADLYEKMHSLGSQKSINSDELVTTLEAVLHKYSSKFHHPILGRVEEGFQTEVDVVTQLLRCQAQVSEWYFLPALLSLHGANSKLIAWGQLFQRQKETRKHLFGGQSQKAVQPPHLYVWLQRFQAVLLAKFSFYFHEALSRQTAPTDMRALTARTVPDYHGKICTFIRKHDANNVSLVFDNRGSESFQGHGYHHPHSYREAPKGVEQFPAVVSLPSGERPLTHWPNVIMMMGDRAAELNTLDKVVHFYDDKVQSTYYLTRPEPHFTLVVIFDGRKSEKDVHIGAFLQEISGSLRNSKPFSTLKPGSKG, from the exons ATGTCAAGCTGTTTTAAA GCACCGACCACCGGGAGGATCTCTGACCGGATGAcggaggtggaggagctgcGGCCGGTCCCCCGGGAGCGGGCCACCCTGGAGAGCTTCTTCACGCAGCTCGGCATGTTCTCCTTCGACCGGGCGAAGGACTAcgtggagaaggagaaggacaaCAGCCGGAGCGCGGGGCCCATCTGGGCCGCGCTGCTGGCCGCTCTGGCTCACCTGGCCGCCGCGGAGAAGGCCTACCACCACATGACATTCCTCGGCCAGAAGATGG gcggCCAGTCCTTCTTCAGCCGCAAGGACTCCATCCGAACCATCTACACCTCGCTGTACAACGAGCTCAGGAAGGTGGTGACGATGGGGCGCCACAGCCAGCCGGGCTCCGCCTCCTACCTGGAGGACCTGCTGTCGCACCTGTCGGAGCAGCTCTGCCACTTCACCCAGGCCCGCATGGAGATGGCCGACCTGTACGAGAAGATGCACTCGCTGGGCAGCCAGAAGAGCATCAACTCGGACGAGCTGGTCACCACGCTGGAGGCCGTCCTGCACAAATACAGCTCCAA GTTCCACCACCCCATCCTGGGACGCGTGGAGGAGGGTTTCCAGACGGAGGTGGACGTGGTGACCCAGTTACTGCGCTGCCAAGCCCAGGTGTCCGAGTGGTATTTCCTTCCCGCTCTGCTCAGCCTCCACGGCGCCAACTCCAAGCTCATCGCCTGGGGTCAGCTCTTCCAGCGGCAGAAAGAAACCCGCAAGCATCTATTCGGAGGTCAGTCCCAGAAGGCCGTGCAGCCGCCGCACCTTTACGTGTGGCTGCAGCGCTTCCAGGCGGTGCTCCTCGCCAAGTTCAGCTTCTACTTCCACGAAGCCCTGAGCCGGCAGACGGCCCCGACCGACATGAGAGCTCTTACCGCCCGCACCGTGCCGGACTACCACGGCAAGATCTGCACCTTCATCCGCAAACACGACGCCAACAACGTGTCTCTTGTGTTCGACAACCGCGGCTCAGAGAGCTTCCAGGGCCACGGCTACCACCACCCGCACTCGTACCGGGAAGCACCGAAGGGCGTGGAGCAGTTCCCCGCCGTGGTGTCGCTGCCGTCGGGAGAGCGCCCGCTCACGCACTGGCCCAACGTCATCATGATGATGGGAGACCGCGCCGCCGAGCTCAACACGCTGGACAAGGTGGTGCACTTCTACGACGATAAAGTGCAGAGCACCTACTACCTGACGCGGCCCGAGCCACACTTCACTCTGGTGGTCATCTTCGACGGAAGGAAGTCGGAGAAGGACGTGCACATCGGCGCCTTCCTGCAGGAGATCTCCGGCTCGCTGCGGAACTCCAAACCCTTCAGCACCCTCAAACCCGGGTCAAAGGGCTGA
- the kics2 gene encoding KICSTOR subunit 2 isoform X2: protein MTEVEELRPVPRERATLESFFTQLGMFSFDRAKDYVEKEKDNSRSAGPIWAALLAALAHLAAAEKAYHHMTFLGQKMGGQSFFSRKDSIRTIYTSLYNELRKVVTMGRHSQPGSASYLEDLLSHLSEQLCHFTQARMEMADLYEKMHSLGSQKSINSDELVTTLEAVLHKYSSKFHHPILGRVEEGFQTEVDVVTQLLRCQAQVSEWYFLPALLSLHGANSKLIAWGQLFQRQKETRKHLFGGQSQKAVQPPHLYVWLQRFQAVLLAKFSFYFHEALSRQTAPTDMRALTARTVPDYHGKICTFIRKHDANNVSLVFDNRGSESFQGHGYHHPHSYREAPKGVEQFPAVVSLPSGERPLTHWPNVIMMMGDRAAELNTLDKVVHFYDDKVQSTYYLTRPEPHFTLVVIFDGRKSEKDVHIGAFLQEISGSLRNSKPFSTLKPGSKG from the exons ATGAcggaggtggaggagctgcGGCCGGTCCCCCGGGAGCGGGCCACCCTGGAGAGCTTCTTCACGCAGCTCGGCATGTTCTCCTTCGACCGGGCGAAGGACTAcgtggagaaggagaaggacaaCAGCCGGAGCGCGGGGCCCATCTGGGCCGCGCTGCTGGCCGCTCTGGCTCACCTGGCCGCCGCGGAGAAGGCCTACCACCACATGACATTCCTCGGCCAGAAGATGG gcggCCAGTCCTTCTTCAGCCGCAAGGACTCCATCCGAACCATCTACACCTCGCTGTACAACGAGCTCAGGAAGGTGGTGACGATGGGGCGCCACAGCCAGCCGGGCTCCGCCTCCTACCTGGAGGACCTGCTGTCGCACCTGTCGGAGCAGCTCTGCCACTTCACCCAGGCCCGCATGGAGATGGCCGACCTGTACGAGAAGATGCACTCGCTGGGCAGCCAGAAGAGCATCAACTCGGACGAGCTGGTCACCACGCTGGAGGCCGTCCTGCACAAATACAGCTCCAA GTTCCACCACCCCATCCTGGGACGCGTGGAGGAGGGTTTCCAGACGGAGGTGGACGTGGTGACCCAGTTACTGCGCTGCCAAGCCCAGGTGTCCGAGTGGTATTTCCTTCCCGCTCTGCTCAGCCTCCACGGCGCCAACTCCAAGCTCATCGCCTGGGGTCAGCTCTTCCAGCGGCAGAAAGAAACCCGCAAGCATCTATTCGGAGGTCAGTCCCAGAAGGCCGTGCAGCCGCCGCACCTTTACGTGTGGCTGCAGCGCTTCCAGGCGGTGCTCCTCGCCAAGTTCAGCTTCTACTTCCACGAAGCCCTGAGCCGGCAGACGGCCCCGACCGACATGAGAGCTCTTACCGCCCGCACCGTGCCGGACTACCACGGCAAGATCTGCACCTTCATCCGCAAACACGACGCCAACAACGTGTCTCTTGTGTTCGACAACCGCGGCTCAGAGAGCTTCCAGGGCCACGGCTACCACCACCCGCACTCGTACCGGGAAGCACCGAAGGGCGTGGAGCAGTTCCCCGCCGTGGTGTCGCTGCCGTCGGGAGAGCGCCCGCTCACGCACTGGCCCAACGTCATCATGATGATGGGAGACCGCGCCGCCGAGCTCAACACGCTGGACAAGGTGGTGCACTTCTACGACGATAAAGTGCAGAGCACCTACTACCTGACGCGGCCCGAGCCACACTTCACTCTGGTGGTCATCTTCGACGGAAGGAAGTCGGAGAAGGACGTGCACATCGGCGCCTTCCTGCAGGAGATCTCCGGCTCGCTGCGGAACTCCAAACCCTTCAGCACCCTCAAACCCGGGTCAAAGGGCTGA